From a region of the uncultured Desulfatiglans sp. genome:
- a CDS encoding conserved hypothetical protein (Evidence 4 : Unknown function but conserved in other organisms), producing the protein MASPSIGMAHFSDDGIMEGRIIRLIEERGPLTGAELHATLEVDGIVLWQTCKRSSRLLVRSVGTHYLRLDRRLERLVRLSPSIWREFLTYSVIGLRSAPEAVGDRSEQVRRHIEEVSRAKVDLVYRIASGLGMSLESEYQSVWRYCFIIAGDIVYNMAHDVPRPERSTGRLVQGSDMDLVVIVEDGCPAEVCRRIDAAIFEEKSRLLMTPHLREEIDYVVKDLSKVREQMHFDDFKRMVACKILHEGAFLYGDEGVFQTVKALLRSEGVLEKLLNMERSARIFRRQAEEMLLSGDPDAIRRENLSSFYPAEESEEFE; encoded by the coding sequence ATGGCCTCGCCGTCGATCGGCATGGCGCACTTCTCGGATGACGGGATCATGGAAGGGCGCATCATCCGTTTGATCGAAGAGAGGGGTCCGCTTACGGGCGCCGAACTGCACGCTACCCTAGAGGTGGACGGCATCGTCCTGTGGCAGACCTGCAAACGGTCCAGCCGCCTGCTGGTGCGGAGCGTGGGGACGCACTATTTGAGGCTCGACCGGCGCTTGGAAAGGCTGGTACGTTTATCCCCGTCGATCTGGCGGGAATTCCTGACCTATTCGGTGATTGGGCTCCGGTCCGCGCCGGAGGCGGTGGGAGATCGTTCGGAGCAGGTGCGCCGGCACATCGAGGAGGTAAGCCGCGCGAAGGTCGATCTGGTGTATCGCATCGCTTCCGGCCTGGGGATGTCGCTGGAGTCTGAGTATCAGTCAGTCTGGCGCTATTGTTTCATCATCGCCGGTGACATCGTCTACAACATGGCCCACGATGTTCCCCGCCCCGAGCGCAGCACGGGAAGGCTGGTGCAGGGCTCGGACATGGACCTGGTCGTGATTGTGGAGGATGGCTGTCCGGCCGAGGTTTGCCGCCGGATCGATGCGGCGATCTTCGAGGAGAAATCCAGGCTCCTGATGACGCCTCACCTGCGCGAAGAAATAGACTACGTTGTCAAGGATCTCAGCAAGGTCCGGGAGCAGATGCATTTTGACGACTTCAAGCGGATGGTGGCCTGCAAGATCCTGCACGAAGGCGCGTTTCTCTACGGCGACGAGGGTGTTTTCCAGACGGTGAAGGCCCTGCTGCGATCGGAGGGTGTGCTGGAAAAACTCCTAAATATGGAGCGTTCAGCCCGCATTTTCCGGCGGCAGGCGGAGGAGATGCTCCTGAGCGGGGATCCGGACGCGATTCGCCGTGAAAACCTGTCGAGTTTTTATCCTGCTGAAGAGTCGGAAGAATTCGAATGA
- the glmM gene encoding Phosphoglucosamine mutase: MKRWFGTDGIRGIANEHPVTVDMGVHLGRTLISICRKHGQPPAIVIGRDTRRSGDMLEKALAAGILSAGGDAYATGVLPTPGIAYFARHLKAGFGVVISASHNPYPYNGFKIFSSEGLKLSDPEEAEIEELLAGPPQQSSKGTAAPGRYRRVPRAQNRYGRFLESSLAGGPNLQHLSVVIDCANGAAASVAPALFKRIAGRVHVLFDAPDGININEGCGSQHPEALCRAVVERGADAGLAFDGDADRLIAVDENGLVLSGDQTLAVCAEMLQRQGMLAGNAVVSTIMSNCGLRSALEAMRIRHITTSVGDRHVLAAMIAEGAVLGGEDSGHMIFLDHHSTGDGILSGLQVLKAMTLLGAPLSLLAKRMRIFPQILLNIPVKQKPDLKSVAPLQDVVAEVESALNGRGRVLVRYSGTEPLCRVMVEGEDEKSVEGYAHRIAQVVKALLG; the protein is encoded by the coding sequence ATGAAAAGATGGTTCGGCACGGACGGAATCCGCGGCATCGCCAACGAGCATCCCGTCACCGTCGATATGGGCGTCCATCTCGGCCGCACCCTGATCTCCATCTGCCGGAAGCACGGTCAGCCTCCGGCCATCGTGATCGGCCGCGACACCCGGCGATCCGGGGACATGCTCGAAAAGGCCCTCGCGGCCGGAATCCTCTCCGCAGGGGGAGACGCCTACGCTACCGGGGTCCTGCCGACACCTGGCATCGCCTATTTCGCACGGCACCTGAAGGCGGGTTTCGGCGTCGTGATCTCCGCATCCCACAACCCCTATCCTTACAATGGCTTCAAGATCTTCTCATCCGAGGGACTCAAACTCTCCGATCCCGAGGAAGCCGAAATCGAGGAGTTGCTTGCGGGCCCGCCGCAGCAGTCGTCAAAGGGAACTGCGGCCCCCGGCCGTTATCGCCGGGTCCCGCGCGCCCAGAACCGCTACGGGCGTTTTCTTGAATCCTCTCTCGCCGGGGGCCCCAACCTGCAGCATCTGTCGGTTGTCATCGACTGCGCCAACGGAGCGGCCGCCTCCGTGGCGCCGGCCCTCTTCAAACGGATTGCGGGCCGGGTTCACGTCCTCTTTGACGCTCCGGACGGCATCAACATCAATGAGGGCTGCGGATCCCAGCACCCCGAGGCGCTCTGCAGAGCCGTCGTCGAACGAGGAGCCGATGCGGGGCTTGCCTTCGACGGAGACGCCGACCGGCTGATCGCCGTGGACGAAAACGGACTCGTCCTGAGCGGGGATCAAACCCTGGCGGTTTGTGCGGAGATGCTTCAGAGGCAAGGCATGTTGGCAGGCAACGCCGTGGTCAGCACCATCATGAGCAACTGCGGACTGCGATCGGCCCTGGAAGCGATGCGCATCCGGCACATCACCACCTCCGTCGGGGACCGGCATGTCCTGGCCGCCATGATCGCCGAAGGGGCGGTTCTGGGGGGCGAAGACTCCGGGCACATGATCTTCCTCGACCACCACTCGACCGGCGATGGCATCCTTTCAGGTCTGCAGGTACTCAAGGCCATGACCTTGCTTGGAGCCCCTCTGTCTTTGCTGGCAAAGCGGATGCGCATCTTCCCTCAGATCCTCCTGAACATCCCCGTAAAGCAGAAACCGGATCTGAAATCCGTGGCTCCCCTTCAGGACGTTGTAGCTGAAGTGGAAAGCGCGCTGAACGGGAGGGGGCGGGTTCTCGTGCGTTACTCGGGGACAGAGCCCCTGTGCCGGGTGATGGTGGAGGGAGAGGATGAAAAATCGGTGGAGGGTTACGCCCATCGCATCGCACAGGTCGTAAAGGCGTTGCTCGGCTGA
- a CDS encoding UDP-N-acetylglucosamine pyrophosphorylase — protein MQASIDHPVAILQRKGVRIPCPSAVEIGPEVRLDRISGEGVTLHAGCRIFGSKTLILPGVELGYEAPATVKDCQLGADVQLKGGYFEGSCFLAGASVGSGAQIRSGCLLEEKSRSAHCVGLKQTILFPFVTLGSLINFCDCLMAGGTDEKNHSEIGSSYIHFNYTPNQDKATASLIGDVPRGVMLNQPPIFLGGQGGMVGPMTVGYGTVAAAGNILRKDVLEENTLILGQKPVPRHIAHHPGLYSQLKRIVHLNLVYLGNLAALRQWYQVVRSRFIAGGSMDSALHDAAVETISLAIGERIKRLGEVAQRLPRSMDLIEKAGGGKEPPKAWHQQREFHERWSEISGTFDQTLQYAGRPALLDAFLNELEKTAGPRGRDYLNTIRRLDQASSGQGSLWLQDIVDHPVEAAVQMLPITFGKEVSS, from the coding sequence ATGCAAGCATCCATCGATCATCCTGTCGCAATCCTGCAGCGCAAGGGCGTTCGAATCCCGTGTCCATCCGCCGTCGAGATAGGGCCCGAGGTCCGCCTCGACCGCATATCCGGCGAAGGGGTCACTCTCCATGCCGGGTGCCGCATCTTCGGCTCCAAGACGCTCATCCTCCCTGGAGTCGAGCTCGGCTACGAAGCCCCTGCCACGGTCAAAGACTGCCAACTAGGTGCCGACGTCCAGCTGAAAGGAGGCTATTTTGAAGGCTCCTGCTTCCTCGCAGGCGCCTCCGTCGGATCGGGGGCCCAGATACGATCCGGGTGCCTGCTGGAGGAGAAGTCCAGGTCTGCCCATTGTGTGGGCCTGAAGCAGACGATCCTTTTTCCTTTTGTCACGCTGGGCAGCCTGATCAATTTCTGCGACTGCCTCATGGCCGGCGGCACGGACGAAAAGAACCACAGCGAGATTGGAAGCAGCTATATCCACTTCAACTACACCCCGAACCAGGACAAGGCCACCGCCTCCCTGATCGGCGATGTCCCCCGCGGCGTGATGTTGAATCAGCCGCCGATCTTCCTCGGCGGGCAGGGCGGGATGGTCGGCCCCATGACGGTCGGTTACGGCACGGTGGCCGCCGCCGGGAATATCCTTCGAAAGGACGTGCTGGAAGAAAATACGTTGATCCTCGGGCAGAAACCGGTCCCAAGGCACATCGCGCACCATCCCGGGCTTTACTCCCAGCTCAAACGGATCGTCCATCTGAACCTGGTATACCTCGGAAACCTTGCCGCCCTCCGGCAGTGGTACCAGGTCGTCCGTTCGCGGTTCATCGCCGGCGGATCTATGGATTCCGCCCTCCACGACGCCGCCGTCGAAACCATCTCTCTCGCCATTGGAGAACGGATCAAGCGCCTCGGCGAGGTCGCGCAGAGGCTCCCCCGGTCCATGGACCTGATCGAGAAGGCCGGCGGCGGGAAGGAACCGCCGAAGGCATGGCATCAGCAGCGCGAGTTCCATGAACGGTGGTCAGAAATTTCGGGAACCTTTGATCAAACCCTCCAGTATGCGGGAAGGCCTGCTCTGCTGGATGCCTTCCTGAACGAACTCGAAAAAACCGCCGGTCCACGCGGCAGGGATTATCTGAACACCATCCGCAGACTCGATCAGGCCTCGAGCGGTCAGGGGAGCTTGTGGCTTCAGGACATCGTCGATCACCCTGTCGAGGCCGCCGTGCAGATGCTTCCCATCACCTTCGGTAAAGAGGTTTCATCATGA
- a CDS encoding conserved hypothetical protein (Evidence 4 : Unknown function but conserved in other organisms), with the protein MKKFHLLIISGLSGSGKSTAIHALEDAGFFCVDNMPVLLLPRFLELRSGSGSEIQKLAFGMDLREEDFLQHYRDVFASLKQAGYRLHILFLEAAEEVLIKRYSQTRRQHPIGHSKGLRESIRFERKQLEGLKQIADQLIDTSAMTVHQLKEWILNHTSRHIRSGSMRINVLSFGFKYGVPAEADIMLDVRFIPNPYFIPELQPLSGTDPRVQQFVLKWPETAAFLARVFGLLDFLLPQYQKEGKAYLTLAFGCTGGRHRSVTVAEKVFDYLQDPGREVILTHRDMDLVSKDREIRNQTA; encoded by the coding sequence GTGAAGAAATTCCATCTGCTCATCATTTCCGGTCTATCAGGCTCCGGTAAGAGCACGGCGATCCACGCCCTGGAGGATGCGGGCTTTTTCTGCGTGGACAACATGCCCGTCCTCCTTCTGCCAAGGTTCCTGGAGTTGCGCTCCGGCAGTGGTTCTGAAATACAGAAGCTCGCTTTCGGGATGGATTTGCGAGAAGAGGACTTCCTCCAGCATTACCGGGATGTATTCGCTTCCTTGAAGCAAGCGGGCTACCGGCTGCACATCCTTTTTCTAGAGGCCGCCGAGGAGGTCCTCATCAAGCGCTACAGCCAGACGCGGCGTCAGCACCCCATCGGCCACAGCAAAGGGTTGAGAGAGAGCATCCGCTTCGAGCGCAAACAATTGGAAGGTCTCAAACAGATCGCGGACCAGTTGATCGACACGTCGGCCATGACCGTTCATCAGTTGAAGGAATGGATCCTGAACCACACCTCCCGCCACATTCGGTCAGGAAGCATGCGGATTAACGTACTGTCCTTCGGCTTCAAGTACGGGGTCCCGGCCGAGGCCGACATCATGCTGGACGTCCGCTTCATCCCCAATCCTTATTTCATCCCCGAACTTCAGCCCCTCAGCGGAACGGACCCCCGGGTGCAGCAGTTCGTCCTCAAATGGCCGGAGACCGCCGCCTTCCTCGCCCGCGTGTTCGGGCTCCTGGACTTTCTCCTCCCGCAGTACCAGAAAGAGGGAAAGGCCTACCTGACCCTGGCCTTCGGCTGCACCGGCGGCCGGCACCGTTCCGTGACGGTGGCCGAAAAGGTCTTCGACTATCTGCAAGACCCCGGCCGCGAGGTCATCCTGACTCACCGGGACATGGACCTCGTCTCGAAGGACCGGGAAATTCGGAACCAAACGGCATAA
- a CDS encoding putative CoB--CoM heterodisulfide reductase, subunit C (Evidence 3 : Putative function from multiple computational evidences) — MSQINPDEVFDDFAEMVAAEPGGEGIRSCYACGTCSAGCPVRRVNSAYNPRRIIRMILLGLKDRVLASDFIWLCSSCYTCQERCPQGVRITDLMTAVRNIAVREGFSPSGVAMQADLIRRHGRLYPLDDFDHKKREKAGLPPLPSEIEEVARLLETREK; from the coding sequence GTGTCCCAGATCAACCCGGATGAGGTGTTTGACGATTTTGCAGAAATGGTTGCCGCGGAGCCCGGCGGCGAGGGTATTCGATCCTGCTATGCCTGCGGCACCTGCAGCGCCGGATGCCCGGTGCGGCGGGTGAACAGCGCCTACAATCCACGCAGGATCATTCGCATGATCCTCTTAGGCTTGAAGGACAGGGTTCTGGCGAGTGATTTCATCTGGCTTTGTTCGAGCTGTTACACCTGTCAGGAGCGGTGTCCGCAAGGGGTGAGGATTACCGACCTGATGACGGCTGTGCGCAACATCGCCGTAAGAGAGGGGTTTTCCCCCTCGGGTGTGGCGATGCAGGCCGATTTGATTCGACGTCATGGCCGGCTGTATCCTTTGGATGATTTTGACCATAAGAAACGTGAAAAGGCCGGGCTTCCACCTCTGCCGTCCGAGATCGAGGAAGTGGCCCGTCTGCTGGAAACGAGGGAAAAATGA
- the hdrB gene encoding CoB--CoM heterodisulfide reductase subunit B 2, protein MNRYAFFLGCTIPARSRNYEMSARAVAKRLGLEIVDIADFGCCGFPMKATDQAAAGLLAARNLALAEAAGMDICTLCSACTSMLSEEAHRLAHDAGHLAEANRHLAGIGRSCSGTARVRHFARVLIEDVGLDRIRESITVDLKGLPVAIHYGCHYLKPSEIYPGWDDPEAPKSIERILEAIGARPVAYAGEKDCCGGAVLVADEDTALGMAKGKLDHVKAAGAKTLCVVCPFCSVMYDDNQKSIENKFETRYQIPVLFLPQIMGLAMGVDRKELGLNMNVVKTKQLTGEILGQDE, encoded by the coding sequence ATGAACCGATATGCATTCTTCCTGGGCTGCACCATACCCGCCCGCTCCCGCAATTATGAGATGTCGGCGCGAGCGGTTGCGAAGCGGCTTGGATTGGAGATCGTCGATATTGCGGATTTCGGGTGTTGCGGATTTCCGATGAAGGCGACGGACCAAGCGGCGGCGGGTTTGCTTGCGGCCCGAAATTTGGCACTGGCGGAGGCCGCAGGGATGGACATCTGCACCCTCTGCAGCGCCTGCACCTCGATGTTGTCGGAGGAAGCGCACCGCCTGGCTCACGACGCGGGGCATCTCGCAGAGGCCAACCGGCATCTGGCAGGGATCGGCCGCAGTTGCAGCGGGACGGCGCGAGTCAGGCATTTTGCCCGGGTGCTCATTGAAGACGTGGGGCTCGACCGGATCAGAGAGAGTATCACCGTGGACCTGAAAGGTCTTCCAGTGGCGATTCATTATGGGTGCCATTACCTCAAGCCTTCGGAGATCTATCCCGGCTGGGATGATCCCGAGGCCCCGAAATCGATCGAACGGATCCTGGAGGCGATCGGTGCGCGGCCGGTGGCCTATGCGGGTGAGAAGGACTGCTGCGGCGGCGCGGTCCTCGTGGCTGATGAAGATACGGCCCTTGGCATGGCAAAAGGAAAACTCGATCATGTCAAAGCAGCCGGGGCGAAGACCCTGTGCGTTGTTTGTCCCTTTTGCAGTGTCATGTACGACGACAACCAGAAGAGCATCGAGAACAAATTTGAGACGCGATACCAGATCCCGGTCCTTTTCCTTCCCCAGATCATGGGCCTTGCCATGGGGGTGGACCGCAAGGAATTGGGGCTCAATATGAATGTGGTCAAGACGAAGCAGCTGACGGGGGAGATCCTTGGACAGGACGAGTGA
- a CDS encoding putative fusion protein, heterodisulfide reductase (HdrA) / ferredoxin (Iron-sulfur-binding protein) (Evidence 3 : Putative function from multiple computational evidences), giving the protein MDRTSEDVLVIGGGIAGLTVALGLAKEGWRPWLIEKEDRLGGHAAAYVCKAVEGECQRCGACLVDLALKEHASEARIKTLVNAAIERITPSGSGHLAALETPDGLVEQPFRAVVLCHGFTPFDPRSRTNLGYGRVPNIMTGHELEAMLKVTGRVLRPSDGAVPRQMAFVQCVGSRNARLGHPYCSQVCCGYALRMARQIKNRLPETDLTCFYMDIQTYGKDFPDVWPGLGGEIRFVREIPGDYFSLEGDRVGVLVETGDAVEELSFDLLVLSVGMAPSPDQDRFCEWLNAPVGAEGFLRSDPDSGVFVAGSAAGPMSIVDSIAHARAAVRDVAGFLEGRK; this is encoded by the coding sequence TTGGACAGGACGAGTGAAGATGTTTTGGTGATTGGTGGAGGGATCGCCGGGCTCACCGTGGCGCTGGGGCTGGCAAAGGAGGGCTGGCGCCCCTGGCTGATCGAAAAGGAAGATCGGTTGGGGGGGCATGCAGCCGCCTATGTCTGCAAGGCGGTCGAAGGGGAGTGTCAGAGGTGCGGCGCATGCCTGGTCGACCTGGCCTTGAAGGAGCATGCGTCGGAGGCCCGGATCAAGACGCTGGTGAACGCCGCGATCGAGAGGATCACGCCGTCGGGAAGCGGGCACCTCGCTGCTCTGGAAACCCCGGATGGTTTGGTCGAGCAGCCTTTCAGGGCTGTCGTTTTGTGCCACGGTTTCACCCCCTTCGATCCCCGCTCCCGGACCAACCTGGGATATGGGCGTGTTCCGAACATCATGACCGGGCATGAGCTCGAGGCGATGCTCAAGGTTACCGGCAGGGTGCTTCGGCCGAGCGACGGGGCGGTTCCGCGGCAGATGGCCTTTGTGCAGTGCGTGGGAAGCCGGAACGCCAGGCTGGGACATCCCTACTGTTCCCAGGTCTGCTGCGGCTACGCGCTGCGGATGGCCAGGCAGATCAAGAACCGTCTGCCCGAGACGGACCTGACCTGTTTTTATATGGATATCCAGACCTATGGGAAGGATTTCCCCGACGTCTGGCCCGGGTTGGGCGGGGAGATCCGCTTTGTTCGGGAGATCCCGGGCGATTACTTCAGCCTCGAAGGGGATAGGGTGGGAGTCCTGGTCGAAACGGGGGATGCCGTCGAAGAGCTGTCGTTCGACTTGCTGGTGCTGTCCGTGGGCATGGCGCCCTCTCCGGATCAGGATCGCTTCTGCGAATGGTTGAACGCACCGGTGGGGGCTGAAGGATTTCTGCGGTCGGATCCTGACAGCGGCGTATTCGTCGCCGGTAGTGCTGCAGGCCCCATGAGTATCGTCGACAGCATCGCCCATGCGCGGGCTGCGGTGAGGGACGTGGCGGGTTTTCTGGAGGGTCGGAAATGA
- a CDS encoding hypothetical protein (Evidence 5 : Unknown function) codes for MKLGEYDKTVLVIGGGPTAWEMSRSLAQDGIPVMVAAPDDAERADMPSGVEWILGAQVTDVIGQVGDFAVWLKAGGKRFERRAGAIILALDANRQPGVLPAGAAFGERIRAMTEAEDVLFGRQGHPSLRRVIVLDRLDGLSTAASHERLLRFAVRVQEECNATVYVLTSQVKVASIGLEILYGRLRDGGGLVVKPDAVQVETGDDAVRIRFRDTVLDEDVVLEADMLVAAEDEAPSPELERLAGVLRIERDKQGFLQADNVLRRPCLTNRRGVLSVGSSAAPSTQWDTEQGVTAATAEIRELYRWIEEEDHPDTILYNRDFCAFCLTCFRVCPHGAIHFTDRPNFLPLACQRCGLCAAACPGEALELVGYEKETFFKTLSSLKPLDVEGSKRIVAIACTKSAGRVLNAAPADAEIRKGLAWVEVQCAGTIRTTSLLRLLARPGLVDGVLVLACHNGNCRSRTGTVVAKNLVESIKLLLRAIGADPGRIGYISTAANDEVELARQITAFRDGLR; via the coding sequence ATGAAGTTGGGAGAATACGATAAGACAGTCTTGGTTATAGGAGGCGGACCGACCGCATGGGAAATGAGCCGTTCCCTCGCACAGGATGGAATCCCTGTCATGGTTGCCGCGCCTGACGACGCGGAGCGGGCCGATATGCCGTCCGGGGTCGAATGGATTTTGGGGGCGCAGGTGACGGATGTCATCGGGCAGGTCGGGGATTTTGCCGTCTGGTTGAAGGCCGGGGGCAAGCGGTTCGAGCGGCGCGCGGGGGCCATCATCCTGGCCCTGGATGCAAACCGTCAGCCGGGAGTGCTGCCTGCCGGCGCGGCTTTCGGTGAACGTATCCGGGCCATGACCGAGGCCGAAGACGTGCTGTTCGGTCGACAGGGGCATCCGTCCCTTCGAAGGGTGATTGTCCTGGATCGTTTGGATGGGTTGTCGACGGCGGCATCGCACGAGCGGCTTCTGCGGTTTGCCGTCAGGGTTCAGGAAGAGTGCAACGCCACGGTTTATGTCTTGACTTCCCAGGTGAAGGTTGCTTCGATCGGTCTCGAAATCCTGTATGGTCGTTTGAGGGACGGCGGAGGGCTCGTTGTCAAGCCGGATGCCGTTCAGGTGGAGACGGGAGACGATGCGGTCAGGATTCGTTTCAGGGATACGGTTCTGGACGAAGACGTGGTTCTGGAGGCGGATATGCTGGTCGCAGCCGAAGACGAGGCCCCTTCTCCGGAGCTGGAGCGTCTTGCGGGGGTGCTGCGCATCGAGCGCGACAAGCAAGGGTTCCTGCAGGCCGACAATGTCCTGCGGCGGCCATGCCTGACCAACCGCCGGGGCGTTCTTTCAGTCGGTTCGAGCGCCGCCCCGTCGACGCAATGGGATACAGAACAAGGCGTCACGGCTGCCACGGCCGAGATCCGTGAGCTTTACCGCTGGATCGAAGAGGAGGACCATCCGGACACCATCCTATACAACCGGGATTTCTGCGCATTCTGTTTGACGTGTTTCCGGGTCTGCCCCCACGGCGCGATTCATTTTACCGACCGGCCGAATTTCCTGCCGCTTGCCTGCCAACGTTGCGGACTTTGTGCCGCCGCCTGCCCGGGCGAGGCGCTGGAACTTGTCGGCTACGAGAAGGAAACCTTTTTCAAGACGTTGAGTAGCCTCAAACCCCTTGATGTGGAGGGTTCGAAACGGATCGTCGCCATCGCCTGCACGAAATCCGCCGGCCGGGTGCTGAATGCTGCGCCAGCGGATGCGGAGATCAGAAAGGGGCTGGCTTGGGTGGAGGTCCAGTGTGCCGGGACGATTCGGACTACCTCTCTCCTGCGGCTGCTCGCCCGTCCCGGGCTGGTGGACGGAGTCCTGGTTCTGGCTTGCCACAATGGGAACTGTCGATCAAGGACGGGTACGGTCGTTGCCAAGAACCTGGTGGAAAGCATCAAGCTCCTCCTGAGGGCCATTGGCGCGGACCCGGGGCGGATCGGCTACATCTCGACTGCGGCCAATGACGAGGTCGAGTTGGCCCGGCAGATCACCGCGTTCCGCGATGGACTTCGCTGA